AATACGCTTCCGCCCGAAAGCAGTTCCATCCGCTCGGGATAGCAGGTAAGCGCTCGAGGGCTTTCTGCGGGAGCGCCGTTTACAAGCTTTGCGTAAAAGAGCGAGCGGTAGGACGGAGTTCCGGGAAAATCGCGGCGCACCGTAAAAAGGATTTCGTCTTTGTCGTTCAGATCGGCGTTGCCGAAGGAAACGCCCGCTCCGAGCGGCAGCACGGCAAACGAAGCGAAGATGCAGCACAGGGCGCAGAGCTTCGTCATTTATGCAGCTCCGCACTCAAAACGATCGTGTCGAGTTCGTGCACGAGATCGTCGAGCTGCTTTTCCATTTCGCTTATCTGCCGGTTGCGCGAATCGTTTTGCAGCTGTTCGAGCTGATTGAACACCGCTTCGAGCGATGCGCTGTCGTCGGAAGCGACGCGCGAATAGCCGCACCACGGGCAATAGATAAAATCGTTATCGATCGTGCGCCCGCATCCGCGGCACACAGTTACCGGCTTCATACGGTGACCTCCGTCGTTGTAAGTATAAACCATATCGTAATATTTTGCAAAACCGTTTCGGACAATTCTCCGCGGAACCGATTACTTCAGCACGGAAGACGGATTGACGAGCCGGCCGTTTTTATACACGGTAAAATGCAGATGCGACCCCGTCGAATAACCGGTCGAGCCGACGAGCCCTATGACCGTCGCCTGCGTTACGCCCTGTCCTTTTTTTACGCGCGATGCGGACATGTGACCGTAGAGCGTTTGATACCCGTTCGGGTGATTTACGATGATGTAGTTTCCGAACACGTTCGACCAGCCGACAAAGGCGACGGTTCCGTTCATCGCCGCGCGGATCGGAGTGCCTTCGGGACAGGCCAAATCGATTCCCGTGTGATATGAGCGCACGCCGGTAAAGGGATCGGGACGCCAGCCGAATTTCGATGAAATGCGGTATGCCGCAGTAATCGGGATTTTAAACAAATCGCCGAGCACTTCGTGCAGTTTCGCCGCATCCATCTTCGCGCCGGGGATAAACAACTGCTGCCCGACGGTGAGGGTTTGGCTTGCAAGGTCGTTTACGTCGAGGAGATCTTCAAGCGGCACGTTGAATTTTGCGGAAAGGCCTGTAAGCGAATTGCCTTTCGACACCGTATACATAAGGCCGTCGACCGACGGGATGCGGAGCTTTTGCCCTTCGTGCAGAGAACGCGCGTTTGTAATGCCGTTCACATCGATGAGCGTCGAAAGGTTCGTTAAGCCGAAACGCTTTGTGATGCCGCCGAGCGTATCGCCGGATCTGACCGTATAGGTTTGATACGAAACGGGCTTTTTAAACAATGCGGCGAGTTCCGCGCGCGATTTTCCGCTTCCGACGATATCGCCGCTGTCGGTATAACTTACGGACGCATCGGCGACAAAGGCCGCCATCACTTTATCGAGCGTTTCGAGTTCCGCTTTTCCGCTGTCTTTAAGCGCAAGCGGGCCGGTGTGGCTTGCCGCATACGAAAGCGTCGCTTTGGCGCCCGAAAGAAAAGCGAATACGGCGATCACTGCAACTCCCGCTTTCCAATGCGAAAGTACGCTTTCGGAAAAGCGGCCGAGCGAAATCAAAAACGAGCGCAGCGAAAAATTCGGGCGCACGGCGGCGGCTGCAAACGAATGCGTTAGAGGGGAGTGCGTAAGAGCGTACGAGATATTGTTTTTGCGTTCTCCGAAAAAAAACGGCAATTTTACGGACGGCTTCGTCCGGCTTCCTTCAAAACCGACATAATTGATTATTTCCATATTATTTCTATCGACATAAAAACGCACTCATATTAGAATAAAGCCATGCAAAAAGCTGAAAAAAAAGCGCGGCATTTTATCGTTCCGCTGCTCATCGGTCTGTGTATCGGCATCGTCGTTAAACTCTTCGTCATCGATTTTTTGCATATTTCCGGACGCTCGATGGAACCCGCGATCAAAGACGGGGAAACGGTACTCGTCAACAAACTCGCCTACGGCCTCGTAAAGCCCGGAAGCGCGGGATTTTTCGTTTCGTGGGCGGAGCCGAAGGCGGGCGATATCGTAATCTACCTGCACGCGAACCGCATCGTCGTCAAGCGCTGTGCCGCCGTCGCAGGCGCGCATCTGGAATATTCGTCGAATTCGGGATATAGTCTTTTTGTGGGAGATTTGAAAATCGAGCTGACGAAAGAACAGTATGAATTGATGCGCGCTTCTTCCCGCGTACCGGACGGATACATCCTCGCCCTCGGCGACAACTATGCCGAATCGATCGATTCGAGGAACTACGGTTTCGTTTCCGTCAAAAACGTCGTCGGCAGGATTATTAATAAATGAACGATTTTTTTCACACGAAGCGGATCATAGTCCTTGCCGTTTTCGTTTTTATCGCCGCCGCCTATATTACGCTCCGCTATGTCCGCCTCGCGCTCACGCCTGTCGCCGAAATCACTCCGCGTACGCCCGTCATGGAACGCGGTGCGATTGTCGACCGTTCGGGAAAACCGCTTGCCGTGCAGACGAATTTTTATCACGTCGGCGTAACGCCGAAGATGGTCGCGGACGCCGCTTCATTTGCAAAAGACGTCGCATCGATTCTCGGTATGAAAGAAAGTGAGGTCGCGGCGATTATCGAAAAAGCAAAAGGTGCGCACTTCGTCTACCTTAAAAAAAAGATAGGGCAGACCGCATACGATGAACTCAAGCAGATTATCGATACGAAGGGTTACACCTTCGTGCGCTGCGACAGGATTCCCGGCCGCGTCTATCCGGAAAACTCCCTCGCATCCCAGCTTGTCGGTTATATGGGAGACGACGGAAACGGGCTTTCGGGTACCGAATATTCGATGCAGTCCGTGCTCGCCCCTTCCGTAAGCTCGGACTCCGCGCAGATAGAGCCGGGCAAAAACGTATATTTGACGATCGACGCGAATCTGCAGTACAAGCTCGAACAGATCGCTTCAAACGCGATGAAAAATACGCAGGCGGAAAGCATGATGCTCGTCGCGGCCGAAGCGAAGACGGGGGAAATTCTGTCGTACATCAGCCTGCCGTCGGTCAATTTAAACGAATACGGCAGAGCGACCGTCGAAGAGACGATAGACAGACCTGCGATGACGGCGTACGAGCCGGGTTCCGTTTTCAAAATATTTACGGTCGCGATCCTGTACGACGCGGGGCTCATACACAGCGGCGACAGCTTTTTTTGTAACGGCATGTACGAAAGAAAAACGCGCAGCGGAGAAACGATCCGCATCAAATGTCTCGGCACGCACGGATGGGTAACGCCGCGCGATGCGCTTCGTCTTTCGTGCAACGCCGCGCTCGGCCAAATGAGCGACCGCATCGATGAAGATGAGTTTATCGAAAAGATACGCGCGCTCGGATTCGGAAAGCGAACCGGCATAGAGCTTCCGGGCGAAACGGCGGGCTCGGTCAAAGATCCGAACTCCCGCTCGTGGTCGGCGCGCTCGAAACCGACGATCGCAATCGGGCAGGAGATAAGCGTGTCCGCGCTGCAGATGATGTATGCGGCAACATCCATCGCTTCGGGCGGCATTCCCGTAAAGCTTACGACGATCAAGCGGATTACGAATAAAGACGGATCGACGTATTACGAGCATAAAGCCGAACGAGGTGAGCGGACATTGAGCGAAGCGACGGCGCGTTATCTTTTGAGCTGCATGGAAACGACGGCGACGACGGGGACCGGCTCGCGTGCGAGGCTCGGCGATATATCCATCGGCGTAAAAACCGGAACCGCACAGATGGCGGACAAATCCGGCGGATACAGCAGTACCGATTTTTTATCGAACTGTATCGCGGTCTTTCCGATCGAAGATCCCGAAATTATCCTCTACATCGTTATCGAAAAGGCGAAGGGCGAAACCTATGCGGGGCGCATCGTCGCTCCGGTTATCGCCGAAGCCGCCGACGCGATCATCAATCACCTCGGCATGAGCCGCGGAGGCGCGGAATCGCTTTTGCATTCGGGACGCATCGTGATCCCCGCAGGCAAAACGCTCGCCGTCGGAAGCCTCCTTCCCGACTTTACGAATATGTCGAAGCGCGATCTTTTGCCGCTGTTCGACGGCGGAAACTTCCGCGTCACGATACACGGAAACGGCTGGGTCACAAGCCAAACGCCGCCGGCGGGAACGCCCGTCACGGAGAATATGGTCATTGAACTCAATCTGGAATAAAAACCGCGCCGCATTCGCATCCCGTTTTCCTTCCCTCGCAAAAATGTTCGCATCCGAAATCGCCCGAGTCGACGCGGTGTGTACCGACACGGCCGAGCGCAGCTCGACGTTTTTGTCGGACAGGTCCGCAAGCGATACGCACGACAGCTCAATTCCGTGCGGCGGTTTGAACAACGAGCCTGCGGCAATCGGCCGGCCCTTTCCGTTTTGGAATATCGTTTCGGCAAAAGACGGAAGCGTAAGCGCGTACGAAGGCGGCGCGCTGCTCCATTCGGCGTACAATCCGAAACGGGAAGCCGAACAGGCGGTTGCAAACTCCGATTTCGACGAATGCCGCGCCGCCGTGTTTTTCGGCTTCGGGCTCGGCTATGCGGTAGAAGCCTATGCTTCCCGCTTTCCGGACAGAGCGATTATCATCGTCGAGCCGGACGCCGATCGCTTTTTCGCGTCCCTCGCGCTCATCGATTGGACGGCGGTTTTCGCAAGTAAAGAATGTATCGCAGCCCTTGCCTGTCCGCCGCACACCGTCGTTGCATTTATCGAAAAGTACGGTGTTTCCCGCTGTGCGTTTTTTTCGGTGCCTTCGCAAACTTCTCACGCATCCGATTATTTCGATACGCTTCGAACCCTCGTCGAACGGAACAGACGCAAAGACGATATCAACGCCGCAACCCTCGAACGCTTTGCAAAACGCTGGCTTAAAAACAGCTGCAAAAATCTTAACAATTATGCGCTGAGGCGCGGAGTGTCGGCCTATGCGGGCAACGCGCGCGGTATTCCGTTTACGATCGTCGCGGCAGGCCCTTCTCTGGAAAGTACGCTCTCCTATCTTCCGGAAATCAAAAAGCGCAGCGTCGTCGTGTGTGTGGACACGGCACTCCGCGCCTGCCTCAGAGCGGGCGTCGAACCGGATTTTATCGTCATCGGAGATCCGCAGTACTACGCGTATCGCCACATAGCGGGATTGGCATCGAAGTCGAGCGTGCTCATTGCGGAAATCGCAGTGTACCCCTCGGTCTTTTCTTTTCCGTGCAGGAGCTTTGCGCTTTCGTCGTCTCTCTTTCCGATCGGTAAATGGTTCGAACGGCGGCTCGGCGAAAAAGGCGATTTGGGCGCAGGCGGTTCGGTCGCATCGGCGGCGTGGAATTTCGCGTATGCGGCGGGTGCGTCCGAAATCTACTGCTGCGGACTCGATTTCGCTTTTCCCGGAAAAAAGACGCACATCAGAGGCAGTATGTTCGAAGAGGGAACGCATGAAACTTCGGTGCGAACCCTTCCTGCGGAAACGCAAAACTTGCCGCTCCTTTTTTCGGCAGGCGCGGAGGAGGCGTGCGATTACGACGAAAAGCCCGTGCCGACCGATTCGCGCATGAAAATGTTCGCGTGGTGGTTTGAAAGCAGACTTGCTTCCTGTCCCGATGCGAAAACCTATACGTTCGCGCGATGCGGGATCGCGATTCCCGGCATTGCGCCCGTCGATGTGTGCTCGTTTTTGGAAAAGCCCGACATTACGGTACAAAAAGAAAAATTTATTAAAAAAAGCGAAGCATCGAAAAAAGCCTCTCCTCCGGATAAAGCGCGCTTCGAAGCCGCTCTCTCCGAATTTTTGCACGAAGTCGCGTCTTTTCGAAAAACCGCAGAAGAAGGAAAGCGGATATGCGAAAACGCGCTCGCGGACGGCGGTGTACGGCAAACGACGCTCCGCGCCCTCGCAGACATCGATACGGCGATCCTCAAAAGCGGCGTAAAGGACGCGGTTTCTCTTGCCTTGCAGAAAGGGAGATGCTTTGCCGGTCTTGGCGAAAGCGACGATAAAACAAAAGATGCGTTTCGGAAAAGTCTTTTGCGCTCGCACCTCGTCTACGAAGAACTCGAGCGCGCCGCATCCGAATGCGAAAAATATTTCCAATCGTTTCATTAAAGTTTTCCGTTTTTTCCCCCGATAATAAAAATGTCGGATAACGCGGGCGATTCGACATCCGGGCGCCTGCAATGCCGATTTCCGTGTTTATAAAAGTTGAAAAACGTGTGAGGTTTTTCAACTTTTTTTTTGCTCTTTTCGTATTTTCAGCTTGCAAAACGGACGGAACGCGTTACAATATACGGATAGAGAGTAGTATGAATACATTTGAATTGAGCCTTATAAAGGACGGTGTTTCATTCGATAAGGACTTGCTTCTCGATATGCTGTTTGTCGTCGAGCCGGCAGGAGTTTCGATTTCCCAAGCGGTGATTACGGCCCTTGCCGATTGGGAGTTCAATGAAGTTATCAGCGAAGGCAATGTAAACGTCGATGATTTTATAGCGACGCACATAAAGGCCGGAACGGAAAGATCGAAGACGTCTGAGTCGGTGCTCAGCAGCGGTATAAAGCGTTCTCTCGAAGATGTTCGCCGTATGCGTACGCTCGAAAACAGCGAACAGGCACGGCTTGCAGCGGTGCAAAATGTATACGACGAATACATGAATTATATCGATTATGTGTACACGCACTATGCGACGCATAAACAAATCGATTACGCGAGTTTGGCGGAAACGGTGCGGAGCTTGTGCATTTTTATCCGTGAAAACCGCGGTTATGTGTTGAGAATCACATCGTCTGACGATTCCGCCAAAAAAAATTTTATCGTTACGCATTCGATGCGTTCGACGGTGCTCGCGATTGCGGTCGGACTGCAGCTGCACATGAGCCTATCGAAGCTTGTCGAACTCGGTTCCGCATGTATGCTTCATGAAATCGGTATGCTGCGTCTGCCTCCGCAGCTGTATCTTTCGACAAAGCAATTGTCGTCGGCCGAGCGGGATGAGATATCGAAGCATCCGATCATCGGATTTGAAATCGCAAAAAATCTCAATTTTCCGGTAGAAGTGCAGTTCGGTATTCTCGAACACCATGAGCGCGAAAACGGTACGGGATATCCGAGAAATCTTACGGGCGATAAAATTTCTTTCTACGCGAAGATAATTGCAGTCGTGTGTTCGTTCGAATCGATCGTCGCTCCGCGTCAATATAAAACGGAACGCAGCACTTTTGCCGCGATGGTCGAAATGCTCAAAAACGAAAACCGCCAATACGACGAAACCGTTATCAAAGCGCTGTTGTACAGCATATCGCTTTATCCGATCGGTACGTATGTGTATCTTTCAAACGGAGAAACCGCGCAGGTTATCGATGTGAATCCCGACAATCCGAAAAATCCGATCGTACAGCTGCTCGGGAAAAAAGATGCGGACGGCTCTCCGAAAACGCTTCAGACGGACGACAACGATATAAAGATCATGCGGCCGCTCGGCAAGCAGGAACTTGAAGACGCGATGAAAAGTCTTACCGGATGCGAATGCATTTCCGCACAATAGCGATGCGGAACGGTATCCGTCAATGCCAAGGAGCAAATTATGAAGATCGAAACGAAATGTCTGCATTCGGGATATGAGCCGAAAAACGGAGAGCCCTGCGTTATGCCGATCGTACAAAGCACGACGTATAAATTCGATTCGTGCGATCACGTTGCCGCTCTTTTCGACAAACCGACGGAATACATATATTCGCGGATGGCGAATCCGACCTGTGATGCCGTTGAAAAAAAGATTGCGGATCTTGAAGGCGGCGTCGCTTCGATGCTGACATCGAGCGGGCAGGCGGCTTCCCTGCTTTCGATTTTAAACCTGTGTTCGGCGGGCGACAGCTTTATCGCGAGTTCGGCGATTTACGGCGGTTCGACGAACCTCTTTTGCTTTACGCTCAAAAAGCTCGGCATCGAATGTATTCAAGTTTCCGCCGTCGCCGATTACGATACGATTCTCAAAGCGTTTAAACCGAATACGAAAGCGGTGTTCGGAGAAACGCTCGCCAATCCTTCGCTTGCGGTATTCGATTTCGAAACGTGGGCGAAAGCCGCTCACGCGCGGAACGTACCGCTCATCATCGACAATACTTTTGCGACGCCGATACTCTGCCGTCCTTTCGAATGGGGAGCGGACATCGTCGTTCACTCGACGACAAAATACATGGACGGTCATGCAGTCCAGTGCGGCGGTGTTATCGTAGACGGCGGCAATTTCGATTGGGAAGCGGCACACAAAGCGAACGGTTTTTTTGCGGATTTTTGCGAACCCGATCCGAGCTATCACGGGCTCACCTATACGAAGGAATTCGGAAAAGCTGCCTATATCATCAAAGCGCGGACGCAGCTTATGCGCGATTTCGGCTGCTACCCGTCGGCGCATTCGGCATTTTTATTGAATTTGGGGCTTGAAACGATGCCGCTTCGGATGAGGCAATATTGCAAAAACGCGCTCACGCTTGCAGAGCATTTTCAAAAAAGCGATAAAATCGCATCGGTGACCTATCCCGCACTCGCGGGTGACGCGAATCATGAGCTTGCAAAAAAATATTTACCCGACGGAACGAGCGGCGTCATCGCGCTCGGTATCAAAGGCGGTCGGGCGGCTGCGGTGCGTTTTGTGGATGCTCTTTCGCTTGCAACCGATGAAGTCCACGTCGCCGATATCCGCACCTGTGTGCTTCATCCGGCATCTTCGACGCACCGGCAGCTCACCGATCGACAGCTTGCGGCGGCGGGGATCGACGGCGGCATGGTACGCTTCAGCTGCGGCCTTGAAAACGTCGAAGACATCATCGCCGATGTCGACCGTGCGCTTTCGGCAGTATAAGCCGTAGACATTGTAAATTACCGGTGAGGCGTGCTCTTGAAAAATCGTATGTCTGAAATGCGGAGGCGGCTTGAACACACGAATAAACGCACGAATAAACAGTGGACGCAATCGGTTAAAACGTATATACTGAAAACGAGTTGAAGTCTATTCCGACAGCTGCATAGAAAAGGAGCTTCGTTATATTTATGGAAAAGAATACCGCATTCCTTAAAAAAAATATAAACAGTGCAACCGGAAAAAAGCTATTTTCAATCCGTAAAAAAGTAATTATTGTTTTCGGAAGTCTGATTGCCGCAGCGATACTCATCGAAAGCGTTTTGGTAATCGGCTTGGCGCGCAGGGCAGTCATCGAAAAACTCGAAGCACACTTGCGCGATAAAGCCGTAGATACGGCGGAAATTATCGACGGAAGGATAAACACGCACTTCCAATTTCTCGAAGGTATTGCACGTATACCCGTTTTGTATGATTCTTCGTATTCGTATGCACAGCGCGTCGCGCTGCTGAAAAGCGAAGCCGCGCAAAACGCTTCCATCCGTG
This Treponema socranskii subsp. buccale DNA region includes the following protein-coding sequences:
- a CDS encoding motility associated factor glycosyltransferase family protein, with product MNSIWNKNRAAFASRFPSLAKMFASEIARVDAVCTDTAERSSTFLSDRSASDTHDSSIPCGGLNNEPAAIGRPFPFWNIVSAKDGSVSAYEGGALLHSAYNPKREAEQAVANSDFDECRAAVFFGFGLGYAVEAYASRFPDRAIIIVEPDADRFFASLALIDWTAVFASKECIAALACPPHTVVAFIEKYGVSRCAFFSVPSQTSHASDYFDTLRTLVERNRRKDDINAATLERFAKRWLKNSCKNLNNYALRRGVSAYAGNARGIPFTIVAAGPSLESTLSYLPEIKKRSVVVCVDTALRACLRAGVEPDFIVIGDPQYYAYRHIAGLASKSSVLIAEIAVYPSVFSFPCRSFALSSSLFPIGKWFERRLGEKGDLGAGGSVASAAWNFAYAAGASEIYCCGLDFAFPGKKTHIRGSMFEEGTHETSVRTLPAETQNLPLLFSAGAEEACDYDEKPVPTDSRMKMFAWWFESRLASCPDAKTYTFARCGIAIPGIAPVDVCSFLEKPDITVQKEKFIKKSEASKKASPPDKARFEAALSEFLHEVASFRKTAEEGKRICENALADGGVRQTTLRALADIDTAILKSGVKDAVSLALQKGRCFAGLGESDDKTKDAFRKSLLRSHLVYEELERAASECEKYFQSFH
- a CDS encoding penicillin-binding protein; its protein translation is MNDFFHTKRIIVLAVFVFIAAAYITLRYVRLALTPVAEITPRTPVMERGAIVDRSGKPLAVQTNFYHVGVTPKMVADAASFAKDVASILGMKESEVAAIIEKAKGAHFVYLKKKIGQTAYDELKQIIDTKGYTFVRCDRIPGRVYPENSLASQLVGYMGDDGNGLSGTEYSMQSVLAPSVSSDSAQIEPGKNVYLTIDANLQYKLEQIASNAMKNTQAESMMLVAAEAKTGEILSYISLPSVNLNEYGRATVEETIDRPAMTAYEPGSVFKIFTVAILYDAGLIHSGDSFFCNGMYERKTRSGETIRIKCLGTHGWVTPRDALRLSCNAALGQMSDRIDEDEFIEKIRALGFGKRTGIELPGETAGSVKDPNSRSWSARSKPTIAIGQEISVSALQMMYAATSIASGGIPVKLTTIKRITNKDGSTYYEHKAERGERTLSEATARYLLSCMETTATTGTGSRARLGDISIGVKTGTAQMADKSGGYSSTDFLSNCIAVFPIEDPEIILYIVIEKAKGETYAGRIVAPVIAEAADAIINHLGMSRGGAESLLHSGRIVIPAGKTLAVGSLLPDFTNMSKRDLLPLFDGGNFRVTIHGNGWVTSQTPPAGTPVTENMVIELNLE
- a CDS encoding M23 family metallopeptidase, producing MEIINYVGFEGSRTKPSVKLPFFFGERKNNISYALTHSPLTHSFAAAAVRPNFSLRSFLISLGRFSESVLSHWKAGVAVIAVFAFLSGAKATLSYAASHTGPLALKDSGKAELETLDKVMAAFVADASVSYTDSGDIVGSGKSRAELAALFKKPVSYQTYTVRSGDTLGGITKRFGLTNLSTLIDVNGITNARSLHEGQKLRIPSVDGLMYTVSKGNSLTGLSAKFNVPLEDLLDVNDLASQTLTVGQQLFIPGAKMDAAKLHEVLGDLFKIPITAAYRISSKFGWRPDPFTGVRSYHTGIDLACPEGTPIRAAMNGTVAFVGWSNVFGNYIIVNHPNGYQTLYGHMSASRVKKGQGVTQATVIGLVGSTGYSTGSHLHFTVYKNGRLVNPSSVLK
- a CDS encoding O-acetylhomoserine aminocarboxypropyltransferase/cysteine synthase family protein; the encoded protein is MKIETKCLHSGYEPKNGEPCVMPIVQSTTYKFDSCDHVAALFDKPTEYIYSRMANPTCDAVEKKIADLEGGVASMLTSSGQAASLLSILNLCSAGDSFIASSAIYGGSTNLFCFTLKKLGIECIQVSAVADYDTILKAFKPNTKAVFGETLANPSLAVFDFETWAKAAHARNVPLIIDNTFATPILCRPFEWGADIVVHSTTKYMDGHAVQCGGVIVDGGNFDWEAAHKANGFFADFCEPDPSYHGLTYTKEFGKAAYIIKARTQLMRDFGCYPSAHSAFLLNLGLETMPLRMRQYCKNALTLAEHFQKSDKIASVTYPALAGDANHELAKKYLPDGTSGVIALGIKGGRAAAVRFVDALSLATDEVHVADIRTCVLHPASSTHRQLTDRQLAAAGIDGGMVRFSCGLENVEDIIADVDRALSAV
- a CDS encoding HD domain-containing phosphohydrolase, which gives rise to MNTFELSLIKDGVSFDKDLLLDMLFVVEPAGVSISQAVITALADWEFNEVISEGNVNVDDFIATHIKAGTERSKTSESVLSSGIKRSLEDVRRMRTLENSEQARLAAVQNVYDEYMNYIDYVYTHYATHKQIDYASLAETVRSLCIFIRENRGYVLRITSSDDSAKKNFIVTHSMRSTVLAIAVGLQLHMSLSKLVELGSACMLHEIGMLRLPPQLYLSTKQLSSAERDEISKHPIIGFEIAKNLNFPVEVQFGILEHHERENGTGYPRNLTGDKISFYAKIIAVVCSFESIVAPRQYKTERSTFAAMVEMLKNENRQYDETVIKALLYSISLYPIGTYVYLSNGETAQVIDVNPDNPKNPIVQLLGKKDADGSPKTLQTDDNDIKIMRPLGKQELEDAMKSLTGCECISAQ
- the lepB gene encoding signal peptidase I, which produces MQKAEKKARHFIVPLLIGLCIGIVVKLFVIDFLHISGRSMEPAIKDGETVLVNKLAYGLVKPGSAGFFVSWAEPKAGDIVIYLHANRIVVKRCAAVAGAHLEYSSNSGYSLFVGDLKIELTKEQYELMRASSRVPDGYILALGDNYAESIDSRNYGFVSVKNVVGRIINK